The Aminivibrio sp. nucleotide sequence CGAGGAGGATGAACAATATGTCCGTACAGTGGCCTGAAAAGGTCATCTTTTGCGAGGTCGGCCCCAGGGACGGCCTGCAGAACGAACCTTCCACCCTTTCCGTGGAAAGGAAAACCGCTCTCATCGAGGGGGTGGCGGATGCAGGGGTGAAAATCGTGGAGATCGGTTCCTTCGTCCACCCGAAGGCGGTCCCCCAGATGGCCGATACCGACGAGGTGGCCCGGACGTTCCGCCGGGTCGAAGGGGTGGAATACAGGGCGCTCGTGGCGAATCTCAAGGGCGTGGAGCGTGCCCTGGCCTCCGGGATCACCAAGGTGAAACTCACGGTCTCCGCCAGTGAATCCCACGCGAAGGCAAACCTGAACAAGACGCCCCGGGAGCTCATCGAGGGGTTCAGAGAATGCGCCGCCTTCGCCGCGGCACACGGCATGGAGGTTTCCGGCGCCGTGTCCACCGCCTTCGGCTGTCCCTTCGAGGGGAAAGTGCCGCCGTCGCAGGTGAGGGAAATCGCCGGCCGTTTGCACGGCCTCGGCCTGACGGAACTTTCCCTGTCCGATACCACCGGTATGGCCAATCCCCGGCAGGTCTTCGACCTCTCTTCGATGATGATGAAGGAGTTCCCCGACGTGCGCTGGTTTCTTCACTTCCACAACACCAGGGGCATGGCTCTGGCAAACATCGTCGCCGGAATGCAGGCCGGAGTCATCCGCTTCGACGGGTCTCTCGCCGGCCTCGGAGGTTGCCCTTACGCCCCGGGGGCTTCCGGAAACATTGCCTCGGAGGACATGATCCACATGTTCTCCGAGATGGGGATAGAAACGGGTATCGACCTCGGCAAAATCATCGCCCTGGCCGGACAGCTCCGGGACTGGGTGGGGCATGCCGACAGCGCCGTCCTGAAAGCGGGGACCTGCGCAGATCTCGTCCCGCCGGCCGCAGCGAAGAAACAGGGCTGACCCTTGCGGCTATATGCGGCAGGCACCCCCGGGGGTGCCTGCCGTGCTCCATTTTCATAGTCTGAAGAGCGGCCGTTCCGCCGCCTTCAGAAATCGACTCTTTTCCCCTGCTCCGCAGAGAGATAGGCTCCGTAGATCACCCTGGCCACGTCACAGGCGAGCTCGAAATCGGAAAGAGGCTTTCTGCCCATGG carries:
- a CDS encoding hydroxymethylglutaryl-CoA lyase — protein: MSVQWPEKVIFCEVGPRDGLQNEPSTLSVERKTALIEGVADAGVKIVEIGSFVHPKAVPQMADTDEVARTFRRVEGVEYRALVANLKGVERALASGITKVKLTVSASESHAKANLNKTPRELIEGFRECAAFAAAHGMEVSGAVSTAFGCPFEGKVPPSQVREIAGRLHGLGLTELSLSDTTGMANPRQVFDLSSMMMKEFPDVRWFLHFHNTRGMALANIVAGMQAGVIRFDGSLAGLGGCPYAPGASGNIASEDMIHMFSEMGIETGIDLGKIIALAGQLRDWVGHADSAVLKAGTCADLVPPAAAKKQG